In Helianthus annuus cultivar XRQ/B chromosome 9, HanXRQr2.0-SUNRISE, whole genome shotgun sequence, the following are encoded in one genomic region:
- the LOC110875521 gene encoding velvet complex subunit 2-like: protein MDHYKGMKKVCLVGRWNGIAHSKYIPFPQNHFIRPLFFSIPFPLHPSLNTPQSTIVATTHHHHCHPTTPFAVVTHLRRHPPLPAPTTTSHRRHSRPADNTTTATATIAITTFATTATAPTRHCRCRHPPPSPPPPPVVTTETSDHRRHPPPPSPSLPVATPVP from the coding sequence ATGGACCATTACAAGGGAATGAAAAAAGTGTGTTTGGTTGGTCGATGGAATGGCATCGCCCATTCCAAatacattccattccctcaaaatcatttcaTCCGCCCCctgtttttttccattccattccctcttcaTCCTTCATTAAATACACCACAATCCACCATCGttgccaccacccaccatcaccactgCCATCCAACAACGCCGTTTGCCGTCGTCACCCACCTCCGCCGCCACCCACCGCTGCCAGCTCCGACCACCACCTCCCACCGCCGCCACTCGCGACCCGCCGATaacaccaccactgccaccgcaaCCATCGCCATCACCACAttcgccaccaccgccaccgccccCACCCGCCACTGCCGTTGCCGCCACCCACCTCCGTCCCCACCACCGCCACCTGTTGTCACCACTGAAACCTCCGatcaccgccgccacccacctccgCCATCGCCGTCGCTgcctgtcgcaacccccgtcccctaa